From Pagrus major chromosome 2, Pma_NU_1.0, one genomic window encodes:
- the LOC141017273 gene encoding extracellular calcium-sensing receptor-like encodes MDGDYVIGGVFSIHRYMHTVMHNYTILPEPLRCTGRIDSRELRLSHTMVFTIEEINNSTELLPGITLGYQIHDSCASVPLAMHVTFQLSNGLDPVFYTSDKCSQSGMVMAIVGESGSTQSISMSRIIGAFTIPQVSHFATCACLSDKQQYPSFFRTIPSDQFQADALAKLVKHFGWTWIGAVRSDSDYGNNGMASFLDAAQKEGICVEYSESFYRTHPRSRIQRVADVIRRSTSMVIVAFAASGDLKILLEELSRKPSPPRQWIGSESWVTNPDMLKFSSCAGAIGFGIQKSVIPGLREFLLDLSPTKVAASPVLTEFWEDAFNCRLGRSAAIDESVCDGTEDIKTLQDPYTDTSQLRITNMVYKAVYAIAHAIHNAVCQDTNSTAQCDKLTRIESKQVLTLLKKVNFSKNGYDVSFDANGDPVARYELVNWQKSESGSIEMVTVGHYDASLPEGQEFRINRNLTWVEGSTEVPVSVCGDSCPPGTRKVLQKGKPICCYDCTPCPEGEISNATDSTDCSPCPKEFWPNAKRDTCFPKPVEFLSFDEVLGIILAAFSVAGACLAIMTSAVFFHHRTSPIVRANNSELSFLLLFSLTLCFLCSLTFIGAPSDWSCMLRHTAFGITFVLCISCVLGKTIVVLMAFKATLPGSNVMKWFGPLQQRMTVVSFTFIQVLICTIWLLLRPPFPMKNLTTFKERIILECALGSAIGFWVVLGYIGLLAVFCFVLAVLARKLPDNFNEAKLITFSMLIFCAVWITFIPAYVSSPGKFTVAVEIFAILASSFGLILCIFAPKCFIILFKPEKNTKKHLMNKNQS; translated from the exons ATGGATGGTGACTACGTTATCGGAGGTGTTTTCTCTATACACCGTTACATGCACACAGTGATGCATAACTACACCATATTGCCTGAGCCACTTAGGTGCACAGGGAG AATTGACTCCCGTGAACTGCGCCTTTCACACACAATGGTCTTTACCATTGAGGAGATTAACAACAGCACGGAGCTGCTGCCAGGCATCACACTCGGTTATCAAATCCACGACTCCTGCGCCTCAGTGCCTCTGGCGATGCATGTGACATTCCAGCTTTCAAATGGGCTGGACCCGGTGTTTTACACCAGTGACAAATGTTCACAATCTGGTATGGTGATGGCTATCGTCGGGGAGTCTGGGTCAACACAGTCAATCAGCATGTCTCGTATCATCGGGGCTTTTACCATCCCTCAA gtgaGCCACTTTGCCACTTGTGCATGCCTGTCTGATAAGCAGCAATACCCAAGTTTCTTCAGAACAATCCCCAGTGACCAGTTCCAGGCTGATGCTCTGGCCAAGCTGGTGAAACACTTTGGTTGGACTTGGATAGGTGctgtccggtcagattcagacTATGGCAATAATGGCATGGCCTCTTTCCTCGATGCAGCACAGAAGGAGGGAATCTGTGTTGAATACTCTGAATCTTTCTATCGGACCCACCCACGTAGCAGAATACAGAGAGTAGCTGACGTTATCCGCAG GTCGACATCTATGGTTATTGTGGCATTTGCAGCCTCTGGAGACCTGAAGATCTTGCTAGAAGAGCTCTCACGCAAGCCTTCTCCACCTCGCCAGTGGATAGGCAGTGAGTCCTGGGTAACCAACCCAGACATGCTGAAGTTCAGCTCCTGTGCTGGAGCCATTGGATTTGGCATTCAGAAATCTGTCATCCCAGGTCTGAGAGAATTCTTGCTGGATCTGTCTCCAACTAAAGTGGCTGCCTCTCCCGTGCTCACTGAGTTCTGGGAGGATGCGTTCAACTGCAGGCTGGGAAGAA gtGCAGCCATagatgagagtgtgtgtgatggaactGAAGACATAAAGACACTCCAGGACCCTTACACTGATACATCTCAGCTCCGAATCACTAACATGGTGTACAAGGCTGTTTATGCAATAGCTCATGCCATTCATAATGCAGTGTGTCAGGACACAAATTCTACAGCTCAGTGTGACAAACTCACCAGAATAGAGTCCAAACAG GTTCTTACTCTGCTGAAGAAAGtaaatttttccaaaaatggttatgatgtgtcatttgatgcCAATGGGGATCCTGTGGCCAGATATGAGCTGGTTAACTGGCAAAAAAGTGAAAGTGGCagcattgagatggtgacagtAGGGCATTATGATGCATCACTGCCGGAGGGCCAGGAGTTTCGCATCAACAGGAATCTCACTTGGGTGGAAGGCAGCACAGAA GTGCCTGTGTCAGTGTGCGGTGACAGCTGTCCTCCAGGAACTCGTAAAGtgctgcagaaaggaaaaccCATCTGCTGTTATGATTGTACACCATGTCCTGAGGGAGAGATTAGCAATGCTACag atTCCACTGACTGCTCCCCTTGCCCCAAGGAGTTCTGGCCTAATGCAAAGAGAGACACTTGTTTCCCCAAGCCTGTAGAGTTTCTTTCCTTTGATGAGGTCCTAGGAATCATCCTGGCTGCGTTCTCAGTTGCTGGTGCCTGTCTTGCCATAATGACATCAGCTGTGTTCTTTCATCACAGGACATCCCCGATTGTCAGggccaacaactctgagctgagcttcctgctgctcttctccctgaCTCTATGTTTCTTATGTTCATTAACTTTCATTGGAGCACCCTCTGATTGGTCCTGCATGCTGCGCCACACAGCATTTGGGATCACCTTCgtcctctgtatctcttgtgttcttGGAAAAACCATAGTTGTGTTAATGGCCTTCAAAGCTACACTCCCAGGTAGTAATGTTATGAAATGGTTTGGTCCTCTACAGCAAAGAATGACTGTAGTTTCCTTCACATTCATTCAAGTTTTAATATGTACTATTTGGTTGCTTCTTCGTCCTCCTTTTCCAATGAAGAACTTAACCACTTTTAAGGAGAGAATCATCCTGGAGTGTGCATTAGGCTCAGCTATTGGGTTCTGGGTTGTACTTGGGTACATAGGTCTACTGGCTGTCTTTTGCTTTGTGTTAGCTGTACTAGCTCGGAAACTACCTGATAATTTCAACGAAGCCAAGCTGatcaccttcagcatgctgatattttGTGCAGTCTGGATCACCTTTATCCCAGCgtatgtcagctctcctgggaaatttactgtggctgtggagatatttgccATTCTGGCCTCCAGCTTTGGACTGatactgtgtatatttgctcCAAAGTGCTTCATCATATTGTTTAAGCCAGAAAAGAACACcaagaaacatttaatgaacaaaaatcaATCCTGA